One Glycine max cultivar Williams 82 chromosome 3, Glycine_max_v4.0, whole genome shotgun sequence DNA window includes the following coding sequences:
- the LOC100800427 gene encoding cytochrome P450 94B3 encodes MLIFFFTLLVSFSGFLLLFLDTQPEQQRSHNYNHAPLSHPIIGCLVSFYQNRHRLLDWYTEHLANSPTQTIVVRRLGARRTVVTANPRNVEYILKTNFGNFPKGKPFTEILGDLLGCGIFNVDGELWHTQRKLASHEFSTRSLKDFIVKTLQEETQQRLLPLLEHAARESHVIDLQDVLRRLTFDTVCRVSLGYDPSCLDLAKPLPPLLTAFDTASEVSAARGAAPVFLVWKMKRILNVGSEKSLKEAVKLVHESVVKIIKAKKDKIAFNERNCGMDLLDRLLKAGHEEIVVRDMVISMIMAGRDTTSAAMTWLFWLLSKHREQEASLVKEFSCGENENKCLDYECLKEMKLLKACLCESMRLYPPVAWDSKHAGGADVLPDGTHVGKGDRVTYFPYGMGRMEALWGKDCCEFKPERWFDEESVKKGVLKCVNPYKFPVFQAGPRVCIGREMAFIQMEYVVASILNRFVISPVSDDYPRFVPLLTAHMAGGFKVRVHYRNGTQRIKLE; translated from the coding sequence AtgctcattttcttcttcactcttcTAGTGTCCTTCTCAGGGtttctccttctctttttgGACACACAACCAGAACAACAACGTAGTCATAATTATAACCATGCACCTCTTTCGCACCCAATCATTGGATGCCTCGTCTCTTTCTACCAAAACCGCCACCGTCTACTGGATTGGTACACCGAACACTTAGCCAATTCCCCGACACAGACCATCGTCGTGCGCCGCCTCGGAGCACGACGCACGGTGGTGACGGCGAACCCTCGCAACGTGGAGTATATTTTAAAGACCAATTTCGGTAACTTCCCCAAAGGCAAACCCTTCACCGAAATCCTCGGCGACCTTCTCGGCTGCGGCATATTCAACGTCGACGGCGAGCTGTGGCACACCCAGCGCAAGTTAGCGAGCCACGAGTTCAGCACGCGCTCCCTCAAAGACTTCATCGTGAAGACACTTCAAGAAGAGACTCAACAAAGGCTTCTTCCATTGCTGGAGCATGCAGCACGTGAGAGCCACGTGATCGACTTGCAGGACGTGCTGAGGAGGCTCACGTTCGATACTGTGTGCAGGGTGTCGCTGGGATACGACCCCAGCTGTTTAGATCTCGCGAAGCCCCTGCCGCCTCTTCTGACGGCGTTCGACACCGCGTCGGAGGTCAGCGCCGCTCGTGGCGCGGCGCCGGTGTTTCTGGTGTGGAAGATGAAGAGAATCCTCAACGTTGGCTCAGAGAAATCATTGAAGGAAGCAGTGAAGCTAGTGCACGAGTCCGTGGTGAAGATTATAAAAGCGAAGAAAGATAAAATTGCATTCAATGAAAGAAATTGCGGCATGGATTTGCTTGATAGGTTGTTGAAAGCAGGACACGAGGAAATCGTGGTGAGAGATATGGTTATAAGCATGATAATGGCGGGGAGGGACACCACTTCCGCAGCAATGACGTGGCTGTTTTGGTTGTTATCAAAGCATAGAGAGCAAGAAGCATCGTTAGTTAAAGAGTTTTCTTGCGGAGAAAACGAAAATAAGTGTTTGGATTATGAGtgtttgaaagaaatgaaattgTTGAAGGCATGTTTGTGTGAGTCCATGAGGTTATACCCGCCAGTGGCATGGGACTCGAAGCATGCGGGTGGTGCTGACGTGTTACCAGATGGGACCCACGTGGGGAAAGGGGATAGGGTGACCTATTTTCCGTATGGGATGGGGAGAATGGAGGCTCTGTGGGGGAAGGATTGTTGTGAGTTTAAGCCAGAAAGATGGTTTGATGAGGAGAGTGTGAAGAAAGGGGTTCTGAAGTGTGTGAATCCTTATAAGTTTCCGGTGTTTCAGGCTGGGCCGAGAGTGTGTATTGGGAGGGAAATGGCTTTCATTCAGATGGAGTATGTGGTGGCTTCTATTCTCAACCGCTTTGTGATTTCGCCTGTTTCTGATGACTATCCTCGTTTTGTTCCTCTTCTGACGGCTCATATGGCTGGAGGGTTCAAAGTGAGGGTCCACTACAGAAATGGAACTCAAAGAATCAAGCTAGAGTGA